TCGGGTTAAATAAGGGAATCTGAGATTTTGAACAGCCTTTACagtttaaaataacttatttaatgtataaaatcagtagcaaaaggtttggtatgtaaaggatgtgtaaaactcattttattagcaaaaagggcatAACCGTCAATTACTAAGTCAatgcaagaaccctatgttatgatcagtttaaaattcaacaaaaatcttcaaaaatccctaaatattatattacatcagtgggtaaaaggtttggtgtcaaaatttgggtttaaataggttttatGCCGAAATttccgtttaattaataaaaaagcttcaatttacgatattgagcataactcctaatttcgaccacaaactgatgtcaaatttttaggacatgtttataaatcagtaataaaggtttttgtcctctcacattttcaaaaatctcgttttaatataaaaagggcataatggtcaacaattaagcatttaacggaaacatgcaatgatTCAGATTACAAAGGAACCAtattgtataatctcagagggttatactaacatgtaatatggtcctaatggaaccttaaggcatatctaaactaagctaaatcgggtcagaattgaaagtcaaagcaaaactCTACtattgcgactttcggttccgaaccgagcttaaactcagaattgttgggttgaacatgcttagacatgttcttacattatttaccaagttattttaatgttaaaacatgttccataacttctacattatcagttatgaatttatttgtaaaatagcttctgttgactttttaatattaagtttgacccgacaattgaccaagttagagtgaTAATCAGTGGGttcccttttaagggtttattacccatataattaccaactcatagccactttcaattcgaataatggctggaccattagtgattaatcactcagtcaaagcttaattacgacggctttgacttttggtcattagacTAATAAATCTTGAACTTAAGAGGCTAAGAATGCTTACAAGGGCTCTTAGCACGAAATAGGAGCTGAGGAAAACTTGCTTGTACTCCAGAAAGCTCTAGAGAATGAGTTTGAATGAGAATTTGAGAATGTGCAAATGAACTAGCAAACAAGGGCCCTTATATAGGATTTCAAACTtcacaagatcattccacatAACTCTACAACTGATTTCTGATGATCCCAGGTGTCCCCTATGCATGTAATACTGTTGGCTCAGTCCCTGGAATCGAAAACAAGCTTTCtaaggcggtggaactggctgGACATGCAGCTGTCCACATCTTTCTACAACTGgcactcttacgcggcccgcgtaagagttgggtctatgcggcccgcgtaaagggCTATCTCCGGTAAACACTTTTGCAActttgcaatttcagtccctggtccattTAAACTTTATTTAAGCTCCATTTATTGCATTTTGGATCCCCATAGTTAACTTTTAAGGACCTTAGGTCATTAACTAACTCCGTTAAGCTCTCGGTTAGTCATACGATCACGCGAAATGTCTTGTATTCAACGCAACTCCACAAAATTAATATACGTTATTCTTGAGAGCACAATATACAATTATTACAACGTTCTTGggatcgttaaaaggtcactcagaggttacttttaacatgttgacacttttaacccctatgtTTCATAAGATCCTTATTTTGAGCATAAACGACTTTCCAAGTTCGATAAATTATTCGTTAAAGAATAAGAACGTCTtgtgaggtcaatcagaggcacaagaatggcatgttgacactttggatcccttttattaacatatttacattgtttgacaattttagtccctcaagaTCAATctattacacgtttaaagtccatgacacgtgtcttcattACATTGGTCGTAGTTTTACGAGGTgctacatcctcacccccttaaaagaaatctcgacctcaagatttactgaaataaatgagggtacttctgtttcattgtggattcaacctctcacgtgtattcgggacctctacgggcatcctaTTTAACATTCACAATTggtacgtgcttccttcgaagcttcttaacctgtcgatcctcaatcgacaaaggtttttcaacaaactttaagctctcatctatatgcacatccttATGTGACATGGctagcgattcatcggctaggcatttcttaaagttGCAGATGTGAAATACATTATGgattccactgagctcttcaggtaggtttagcttgtaagCCACTattccgacacattcgatgatctcgaatggtcctatgtatcttgggcttagcttgcctttcttgccaaatcacatcactcctttccagggtgatacctagGTAGCACTTTGTCACTTACCTCGAATtttagaggtttacgccttttatctgTGTAGCTTTtatgcctatccctggcagcttttagATGATCACGTATCTGCACAATCTTATCTAtcgtctccaggactatatcaggtcctatTAGTTGGAcgtctccaacttccgcccaacaaactggcgttctacactttcttccgtacaaagcttcaaaaggtgcagcttgaatactcaaatgatagctattattgtacgaaaattcaatcaatggaagatgatcatcccaacttccacctaaatcaataacacaagcccttaacatatcctccagtgtttgaattgtacgctcactttggccatccgtctgaggatgatatgcagtgctgaaGTTTAATCAAGTGCCTAAGCattgctgaaagcttttccaaaaatgtgatgtatatctcgtatccctatcagagatgatagacactggCACTCCGTGAAAAGTTACAATCTCGTCCACGTACAGCTGAGCTAACTTATCTGAGCTGTGTGTTTCCTTAATAAGTAAGAAGCGGGTTGACTTAGTCAACCTGTCGACaataacccaaatagtatcatttccttgcTTTGTTTTcggtaacttagtgataaaatccatagttaccatttcccacttccaggtgggaagttcaggctgttgtagcaaacctgacggcttctagtgttctgctttaacttgcacgcacgtcaaacatttggccacataggtggctatagatttcttcaaacctatccaccagtaatttgcctttaaatcctggtacatcttatcactgccaggatgaacagaatacttggaactatgggcttcttgAAGGATCacgtcccgaagtcctccatagattagaacccatattcgtccattcaatcttaggattccatccttgccatatgttaactgttcagcagttactcccaacttttcatttggatagttagcttctaatacaGCTTCCTTCTGAGCGGCTAACAACCATTCATTCAAGCTGTTCttcaattcaatgctcttggcattgattctaatgggcttaaccctttcctttctgctcaaggcatcgacgactacattcgccttgcctggatgatatcggatttcacaatcataatcattcagtgtctccatccatcgacgctgtctcatgttcagatCTTTCTGGTtaaacagatgctgaaggctctcATGAttagaatagatcacacatttggtaccatataaataatgcctccaaagttttagtgcaaacacaacggcacccaattccaaatcgtgggtggtgtaattcttttcgtgcacctttaattgtcaggaagcataggcaataactttgcctttctgcataagcacacatccatACCTGTgtgcgatgcgtcacaataaaccacaaattcttcaatcccttcaggcaatgtcaacacaggtgcattgcttaacTTCTGTTtaagaatatcaaaggattcttgttgcttaGGACCACAATCAAACTTGATATTCTTGCgagcagtgttgtaaaagtcggattactcggccgagtactcggcgagtactcggtcctcggaccccctccgaggcgacttcctcctaggcggtctcaattagtcggcctcgggagtactcggtgcctagtcggcctagtcggcgcCTAGTCGGACGTAGTCGGCCCAGTCAGTCAacgtggtttgttgacttttaatcggtcaaactcggtcaaaatcggcctattcggccttgtactcggactactcggccttgtactcagactagtcggacttgtattcagaatatttgaactttaaacatgtttcattttaaattatactcagttgacatgaattatgcttattttaacacataaataatatataacaattaattttctttatatttaccatGTCTGCGTACTCCcggagtactctccgagtactccgattactcccaactccccagtcggccgactagggaccgcctagcgacttttacaacactgcttGCGAGTTaatgaagttaggggtgcagcaaccCTTGAAAAttttttcaataaaacgcctgtaatatcctgccagacccaagaagcTGCGAATCTCTATGGGCGTCTTTggttcttgccaattcatgatagcttcaatcttagcgggacccaactggataccatgctcactcactacatgtccaagaaattggacttcatgaacccaaaactcacattttgaaaacttggcgtagagcttctcttgctgaagaagtttaagaatacatcgaaggtgcttTTCATGATCAGCCTGGTtcttcgaataaataagaatgtcatcaatgaaaacgatgactaacttgtccaagtagggtttgcaaacgcgattcatgagatccatgaatgctgctagtgcattagtgagcccgaaaggcataaccaagaactcgtagtgaccataacgagttttgaatgcagtcttatgcacatcttcatctctgaccttcagttgatggtaacctgacctcaaatcaatcttggagaagtaacttgccccttgcaattgatcgaacagatcgtcgatcctgggcaatggatatctgttcttgattgtaaccttgtttagctcgcgataatcaatgcataaacgcatcgatccatcctttttcttcacaaacagaatcggtgctccccaaggggacgagctaggtcgaataaaaccttttgccaacaaaTCATCCAGTTGAGTTCTTAACTCTTTCATATCAGtcggtgctaacctgtaaggtgctcttgcaataggtgctgctccaggaataatGTCAATATGAACTCTACTTACCTATCTGGAGGTAAACCaagtagttcttcagggaatacttctggaaattcagaaataacagggatgtcttcaaccttgggctttggttcatcaatagttacttgtgccatgtaaatgacacaacccttcttcaaacaccttgatgccttaagcatagacacttgcttaggCTACCTATACTGAGTATCTCCTTGTATTGTAAGTGGCTCACCATACGGAGTCTTGATAACCACTTGTTTCTTTTCAcaaacaatctgggcttggttatgagataaccaatccatgcctatcactatgtcgaaaaCAGCTAGTTTTAAAGGAAGCAAAGAtaacggaaaagagtggttcctaatggatataaaacatccatctaacatggTTGAAGCCGTTTCTATggtaccatcggccaattctacttcatattttatgcttagggttttaacaagcagatttaataacttacaaaatttattatccacaaacgacttatctgcacccaaatcaaacaatacccttgcataaacatcattgataagaaaggtacctgttatcacgttGTCATTCTGAAtcgcttcttgtgcattcatttgaaagacccgaGCATTGGTCTTCTTACCTTCTTCAGGTTTCTTTGCATATTTTGGGCAGTTAGTCTTAATATGCCacttctcgttgcaaccataacaggtcgCGTCCTTCAATTTCTTGCAATCCAAAGTCTTATGTTCtttggacttgcagatcccacatccAATGGGCTTTGATTGCGACTGCGACTTTGATTCAaacctgcattttccaaaatgacaCTTCTGGCAGGTTTTGCATTTAGGCTTCTCATCTGTTTGTTGGTTACCTTTGTTAGACCCAGAATTCTTCTTGTGGTCTGAGTTCCCCCTATGTTTCTTATCAGAATGACGTGAGTtctcatcctcacgtttcctttttcCTTCTTCAAAACTCCTAAGCGATCTCTGCCTAACCGCATCGAGAGTAAGGGATAAGGACAAATCAGCCACTGACCTAAAAGTGGTAGGTCTTGATGCTTTCACACTTGCCTTGATCTCTGGAGCTAAACctccaatgaaacgggctatacGTTTTGGTTCCGGTGTGACCAAGTATGGAACCAGTCGAGACATGGTATTAAAGCTCATGACATATGCCTAACAATCTAAATTCTTCATGGCCAAGGTCAAGAAGTGGgtctcaattttctcaacttcatgttgaggacaggAATTTTCCTTGATTAACGTAACAAACTGAGCCCATGTCAAGTTGTACAACGAAATCTTCCCAGTAGCCTGGATCaaggacctccaccaagctagagcttctcctttaaatgattgcgacacaaacttcacaatatcttgcTCTGTGCATCCACTAATATCAACCACTGTATCCAtctagccacgtcatgcaatcaatggctcctttttccccagtgaaatccctgggcttgcaggagacaaaatactTATAAGAACAGGTTTTAACTCGTGGCTCTTGATCGAATACAATCTTCTTAGACGGGATACTGTGCTGATTTGATGAGTGTTGGGCATCATCCTTCTTTGACTCGTGAGTTTTAGatggtggcttactatgagccagAGAGTGAGTCTTAGGGTGTAATTTAGAATGAGGTACAGATAGGGTCTTGCTCCGAGTACCGCTTGATTCATtaaactgcctatccatagctttagTAACAGCATTGTCGATCAATGCTTGAAGTTCCGCACCAGTTACGTTGATCCTGGTAGTATCATGATTTTCTAGAGGGTGACTGTTGACTTCTTCAGATtctgccatgtagcttgattgctacataaataaTGACAATGATTTATTTAGAAGTCTATAATAGGATTGTCATCTTGATGATTTGTTAACCATGGTATCAATAAACCATAATGGTTAATTTTGGTCAGTCACATATATATTCAGGATTTTCAAATTAATCCTCAGTTATAATTCATTAAATTATTATAATGGCacaaaaaggcctagtcacaaagACAATCTtaaattataagccatgatcttataggatcgaggcattaaggtttgaacatagttcattaCATTTTCTTGACAGGAAGTCGTaaactacaactgtcttttgtcacAAAGAACAataaatatggcccgtaggcacttcatcactaatggatgattaaataataaatagagaaAAGGAaatggaagaatccaatataaggatgacttatgtgattttatcgaatcacatttgccaggagtgttaacatgttttcagatatTAAAAAGGATTTGAATCTTAATAAGGAACTACCATCATGGCcctgtttaaaaaaaaatgacacatgggctaggtTTTGCCTTTAAGATTTCGTTTAATATATAATGGCAGATCTTACAAAAgtaatgatattttgatttatttctcatattatattcatgcatatggtgacaaaaatgaaatttaaaattaaaacattCCATTAAACTTTTAAAAGgagtacatatttgccctaaacgaGACTTTTACTTAAATAACTTGCCCACGCAAGGGCAAAACTGAAaatacaagtcctcgcagggactagaTACATAAATAGATGTCAGCGCAGGGActtaattgaaaattaaaaatacaaaacaaacaaacaaggaATTTCAATAATCCCTTTTGTTCTTCCCCTTGATTAAATCAGCTAAACCCTTAAGTAGACCCCGACGGCTCCTACGCTCCCTCTGAACATCCCGTTCCACCTGATTCAACCTTTGAATGATCTCCTGCTGCTGCGGTGGTTGGACAAATGGCGGCTGCGGTTGCTGCTGCGGCTGAGGCTGAAGAGGTGGTGGGTATTGATACCCATATGCTGGGTATCCAGTCTGGTAGGAAGCTCCGTAGGCCCTTCAGGATGAAGAGCATTGTAGTTTGCCGCTACAAGATACGGGTCAACATCAGGGGCGTTGTAGTAATTGTAGCCAGAATGGCctggctgctcaaaagggttatatgcaatgttgtagaaggcgccaggcgctagtcgggcggtgaggtacagcctagggattaatcgggattaatcaggattaatcgggattagtcggaatgggatttttatatgtattttttcaaaattatatatatatacccaataatataaaaataatacttcaaaattcacataaatacttcaagtttcagatagtatggttcgattttgaccgattttgaccaattttgaccgcctaggaccgcctagaaccgcctaggaccgattttgatcgattttgaccgactaatattatccgattaatccgatttttgaccgcctaggaccgattttgaccgcctaggaccgattttgaccgatttttgaccatgaccgattaattgaccgcctagctcaaaattaggcagtagatgaccgcctagcgcctaggcgccgattaatcggccgcctagacCGATTTCTGCAACCATGGTTATATGTCACTACACCGGCGTATGAaggaattgggttatcaaaacccatctGTGGTGCTGGTGGTGGTACGACTGGAGAAGAGTCGACCTCTGAAACTgggtttgaaggcccacccatctGTGGGTCTTCATACAGCGGCGGGTAgtgactgccactggagtgttgaggggtgctgaagtggaatccccctcgcacggacatccgtgctcCTGATCTTCTCCGCTTCAGTGGTTCGGGAGGCGGCTGTTGCtctggcggcggcggtggcggtggagTAACCGCTTGAAAACgcgaatcctcagagggatcctgctgctgctgttgaggtGGGATAAAAGGGGGAGTGAACTCCCAAGGGTATGAGGCAAACCTTGCTTCATAGCTGTCTGGGCCCCGGTACGGCGAACCATGAAAAGATGATCCGTCAGAAATCTCTATGGGATGTGTCGGCGTCCTACCCGGTGGCATCTCCGGATCGGGGTCATCATCCATATCCATATCTTGGTTACCGGAAAAATGATCGTTTGAtcccaatgggttaaaacccactggttcttgcACCTGATTCACCGGATTGAACCGGATCTGAAAGTACGAGGTCGGGTCCTGAAAGGCGCGGTGTGAACCCGAGCGCTACAACGGAAAGTAGGAGTGGCGTGAATGTTCGGACTCGTTGCCTTGATGGAGCCCGAAAGAATCGTGGTACGAAGGTGAGGAGCTAAGCGAGACAGAACGCCTCGCAGACTCTAAGTAAGTCCCCCAGTCTTCTTGGGGACTAGTGGTCATCGTCATTGAAGGAGTTCGCCGGTGTGATGGCCCGGCCTCATGATCATGACTGGTGAAAATTGGGGCCTTACcgcctcttcctcttcctctaaTACGCGGTGGCATCTTCTGTTCCTGCCAACAcaaacaaaagaaacaacaaaggaaaacaataaaggacaaaataaaagattaggattagtcctaagtccttggcctagactcggaagtcaaggaatgtgcaactgtgtcattgagattaaacacaaaaggctagtatttaattcactcaatgttggctctgataccaacctgtcacaccccgatatttccacgtattaccggtgggcccggtggggagtatcgtgacgtagttgatatcatcatagtcaatttatcacagttcaatgcacagcggaagactaaaagtaataatattacaaaccgaataaaAGTAACATAAATATTACAAACGGATTATAaagtggatccacaggcggatcaaagataaaaaggaatattgttcaacagatttaaagtgataaaagcttgcaagacttttTATTTATTCACTCAGGAGTTCCAgcccaattacgcttagtacctacacttaacctttttggaaaatatgtTAGTTTACACTgctaaatacaattaaccgactcttttgaaaagtgtttgagaaaattgatttaaatgcatgaggcacaaatattcttttataacttgggacaattatttaaaaataatcttgtatacagttttacaagtttgtcgtccgtcagggccggttagaagagccggacaagattatctgacacaccacaagtataatgcccacaaggaaATTCCTTATTGTGGGATACCTtttatacatacgcaactgtcaggtgtatgcctacaccccgtgcttaagtcgtggccatttcaatgaatgagccgaggatatccaggacatggtcattaaccccccaaaggcattgcatcaaacaaaacagattaaaaggGTTATGTAAATATATTAATCACAATCTGATTTAAATAGCTACATACCCggccaagcggtattattataataccgtatcccaagcccgtataacggaaattaagttaaaagtatttacctgagcaaaataTACAAATTTATCTCAGCCGTAtacaatcagcaagtgcaaatatcttttattgggctcctaaatctagaacgaaggttttaataacctattagattcctaacgggtcttatttaagtttaaacttagaccggttagttttaaagaaaggtatacggttcaaaatgcaagattaagcgaagaccggattagaatgtgatttagacccgacaagtataaagacttgtataatatgagtaaactaatcacattctgtattttgaagtgaaaatgataaggtttgacccgtttcgttcaatttatgcaaactagtcacataaaccgcaccgaacgcgaaaaatgcataacgggtaaccaaatgagtcatataca
Above is a window of Helianthus annuus cultivar XRQ/B chromosome 14, HanXRQr2.0-SUNRISE, whole genome shotgun sequence DNA encoding:
- the LOC110907187 gene encoding uncharacterized protein LOC110907187, encoding MSRLVPYLVTPEPKRIARFIGGLAPEIKASVKASRPTTFRSVADLSLSLTLDAVRQRSLRSFEEGKRKREDENSRHSDKKHRGNSDHKKNSGSNKGNQQTDEKPKCKTCQKCHFGKCRFESKSQSQSKPIGCGICKSKEHKTLDCKKLKDATCYGCNEKWHIKTNCPKYAKKPEEGKKTNARVFQMNAQEAIQNDNVITDFQISPLRLMFAPDGYSPPYSHGARLAAEL
- the LOC110907188 gene encoding early nodulin-75-like — its product is MDMDDDPDPEMPPGRTPTHPIEISDGSSFHGSPYRGPDSYEARFASYPWEFTPPFIPPQQQQQDPSEDSRFQAVTPPPPPPPEQQPPPEPLKRRRSGARMAYGASYQTGYPAYGYQYPPPLQPQPQQQPQPPFVQPPQQQEIIQRLNQVERDVQRERRSRRGLLKGLADLIKGKNKRDY